One segment of Methylocella silvestris BL2 DNA contains the following:
- a CDS encoding NAD(P)-dependent alcohol dehydrogenase, giving the protein MLRMKAAVVREKGGPFLVETIDLDDPRGEEVLVRIAGVGMCHTDLVVRDQYFPTPLPAVLGHEGAGVVEKIGSQVTKVAVGDHVVLTFASCGKCANCQSGRYGYCPDLYAHNFSGARADGSSPCCDAHGDRVSGYFFSQSSFGEYALATERNVVKIPNDVPLEIMGPLGCGVQTGAGAVINALKPGAGTSIAIFGAGSVGLAAAMAAQVVGCAQIIVVDLNARRLNLAKELGATHVVNAGREDPILAVRALTGNEGAQFSLECTGLPKVARQAVDCLRLTGLCGLIGVAPLGTELTLDMNGILFGRAIRGIIEGDSVPDIFIPQLIELWRQGRFPFDRLIRKYPLTEIEEAARASESGDVLKAILIPDGAPAGS; this is encoded by the coding sequence ATGCTACGAATGAAAGCTGCGGTCGTACGCGAGAAGGGCGGACCTTTTCTGGTTGAGACGATCGATCTCGACGATCCGCGAGGCGAGGAGGTCTTGGTCCGGATCGCTGGCGTCGGCATGTGCCACACGGATCTTGTGGTCCGCGATCAATATTTCCCGACGCCGCTGCCGGCCGTTCTGGGCCATGAGGGCGCCGGAGTCGTCGAAAAGATCGGCTCTCAGGTGACCAAAGTCGCTGTTGGCGACCATGTGGTGCTGACCTTCGCAAGTTGCGGCAAATGCGCCAATTGCCAGAGCGGACGCTACGGCTATTGCCCCGACCTTTATGCGCATAACTTCAGCGGGGCCCGGGCAGACGGATCGAGCCCCTGCTGCGACGCGCATGGCGATCGCGTCAGCGGATATTTCTTCTCGCAATCGTCGTTCGGCGAATATGCGCTGGCGACCGAACGCAACGTCGTCAAAATTCCCAACGATGTCCCCCTTGAGATCATGGGACCGCTGGGCTGCGGCGTCCAGACCGGCGCTGGCGCGGTCATCAACGCGCTGAAACCCGGAGCTGGGACCAGCATCGCGATCTTTGGCGCCGGCTCGGTTGGCCTCGCCGCGGCAATGGCGGCGCAAGTGGTCGGATGCGCCCAAATCATCGTTGTCGATTTGAACGCTCGCCGGCTGAATTTGGCGAAGGAGCTTGGCGCGACGCATGTCGTCAACGCCGGTCGGGAAGACCCAATACTTGCCGTCAGGGCGCTGACGGGCAATGAGGGCGCGCAGTTTTCGCTGGAATGCACAGGGCTGCCGAAAGTCGCGCGCCAGGCGGTCGACTGCCTGAGGCTGACGGGCCTTTGCGGACTCATCGGCGTCGCGCCGCTCGGCACGGAACTGACGCTCGACATGAACGGCATTCTTTTCGGCCGCGCCATACGCGGAATTATCGAAGGCGACAGCGTGCCCGATATTTTCATCCCGCAATTGATCGAGCTTTGGCGGCAGGGGCGTTTTCCGTTCGATCGGCTGATCCGCAAATATCCGCTGACCGAGATTGAAGAGGCCGCTCGCGCTTCGGAGTCGGGCGACGTGCTGAAAGCCATATTGATCCCGGACGGCGCCCCGGCCGGGAGCTGA
- a CDS encoding transporter, translated as MRTTLQKSAITHERACPVSKFRLGAFVALLAFFGLYAPCARALDVDADDYSAGALPAGTNLALLYGQFVNRDAAYSASQRVGNGTLDSEVGILRYAHFVEIGPFIADPQFLLPFGHLQGIGDLGSLGQTTGVGDLILASTIWLYNKPESNLFFGITPVLYVPIGTYNSNNALNLGENRWKGALQAGWVMPVFVKELVLQLVGDVTFYGNNTSFGGRAQTLQQLPLVSLQSWLKYAVTPDFDLRMGATYYAGGQTKVNSTVNSDSLSTVNFKVGFAWNFAPSWNIMAVYGRDISVDNGLREANRVNLRLLKAF; from the coding sequence ATGAGGACGACACTTCAGAAATCTGCCATCACCCATGAAAGAGCGTGTCCCGTAAGCAAATTCCGGTTGGGCGCTTTTGTGGCTTTGCTTGCCTTTTTCGGCCTATACGCGCCGTGCGCTCGAGCCCTCGACGTCGATGCCGACGACTACAGCGCAGGCGCTCTTCCGGCAGGGACCAATCTCGCACTGCTCTACGGGCAATTCGTAAATCGCGACGCAGCGTATTCTGCCAGCCAGCGTGTCGGAAACGGAACGCTCGATTCTGAGGTGGGGATCCTCCGTTATGCGCATTTCGTCGAAATAGGGCCCTTTATCGCCGATCCGCAGTTTTTGCTCCCTTTCGGACATTTGCAGGGTATCGGCGATCTTGGCAGTCTTGGCCAGACGACTGGCGTCGGCGACCTGATCCTCGCTTCAACGATCTGGCTATATAACAAGCCAGAGTCGAATTTGTTTTTCGGCATTACGCCGGTTCTCTACGTTCCCATCGGAACCTACAACTCCAATAATGCGTTGAACCTCGGCGAGAATCGTTGGAAAGGCGCGTTGCAGGCCGGGTGGGTTATGCCGGTTTTCGTCAAGGAACTCGTGCTTCAGCTCGTCGGGGACGTTACGTTCTATGGCAACAACACGTCGTTCGGGGGGAGGGCCCAGACGCTGCAGCAGCTCCCGCTTGTTTCGCTTCAGAGCTGGCTTAAATATGCGGTGACCCCCGATTTCGATTTGCGGATGGGCGCCACCTACTATGCCGGCGGTCAGACAAAGGTTAATTCGACCGTCAACAGCGATAGCCTCAGCACTGTCAACTTCAAAGTCGGCTTCGCGTGGAACTTCGCGCCGAGCTGGAATATCATGGCGGTCTATGGGCGGGATATCTCGGTCGACAACGGCCTGAGAGAAGCCAATCGCGTCAATCTCAGGCTGCTGAAGGCCTTCTGA
- a CDS encoding TetR/AcrR family transcriptional regulator, with product MKVAKAKPDKIAGRRSGRPTKEQAQQLTEHIIDVATRLFLETGFEATSVDLIAETARISKQTFYARFVSKEVLFAAVILKRISDLFVPLSQLGRLGPIETTLVQIGVELSKRALTPAAIELERLIASEAHQFRQLSLAYHESSVHTRDLVADLFSNAMREGQIRSTDARFLAEQFLYAVVDGPARALMLSGKGVRSERERRERIVAAVRLFLDGCR from the coding sequence ATGAAAGTCGCCAAGGCCAAGCCGGACAAGATCGCGGGACGACGCAGCGGGCGGCCGACGAAAGAGCAGGCGCAGCAGCTCACAGAGCACATCATCGATGTAGCGACGCGGCTCTTCCTTGAGACTGGCTTCGAAGCGACGAGCGTCGATCTTATCGCGGAGACCGCCCGGATATCGAAGCAGACCTTCTACGCCCGCTTCGTCTCGAAGGAAGTGTTGTTTGCCGCCGTGATTCTGAAAAGGATAAGCGATCTTTTTGTGCCGCTCTCCCAGCTCGGGCGCCTGGGCCCCATCGAAACAACCTTGGTGCAGATCGGCGTCGAGCTCTCCAAACGCGCGCTGACGCCAGCGGCCATTGAGCTCGAGCGGCTCATCGCGTCGGAAGCACATCAATTTCGGCAATTGTCCCTCGCCTACCATGAAAGCAGCGTCCACACGCGAGATCTGGTTGCGGATCTTTTTTCGAACGCCATGCGTGAGGGGCAGATACGATCGACCGACGCGCGCTTCCTTGCCGAGCAGTTCCTGTACGCGGTGGTAGATGGTCCCGCCCGCGCGCTGATGCTCAGCGGCAAGGGCGTCAGATCGGAGAGGGAGCGGCGTGAGCGGATCGTCGCCGCCGTCAGACTGTTTCTGGACGGGTGCCGCTAG
- a CDS encoding outer membrane protein, translating to MTLRNSIVNNVTMSALVLVAALVARAAHAADLPYPKEAPLYTPPPEFSWTGFYAGVNIGGGLSAENAFNSFSGINASRAGGVVGGGQVGYNYQLTPLFVVGIENEFLGSSISTSNNDWNRPHVTVPFFGTARGRAGFTVFDPHLLVYGTGGLAFGQVNDAGINKLRIGWTAGSGFGMGFSAQLVRQDRISLHGSLQKSQK from the coding sequence ATGACCCTTAGAAATTCGATCGTCAATAACGTCACGATGTCGGCGCTGGTCCTCGTTGCCGCCCTCGTCGCCCGCGCCGCGCATGCGGCGGATCTTCCATATCCTAAGGAAGCGCCCCTCTATACGCCGCCGCCGGAATTCTCCTGGACCGGCTTCTATGCCGGCGTGAATATCGGCGGCGGCTTAAGCGCCGAAAATGCCTTCAACAGTTTTTCTGGAATAAACGCCAGCCGGGCAGGCGGAGTGGTCGGCGGTGGTCAGGTCGGCTATAATTATCAGCTGACGCCGCTATTTGTTGTCGGCATAGAAAATGAGTTCCTCGGCTCGAGTATTTCCACGAGCAACAATGATTGGAACAGACCGCATGTAACCGTTCCCTTCTTTGGAACCGCTCGCGGCCGCGCAGGATTCACGGTCTTTGATCCACATTTGCTCGTCTACGGAACCGGCGGTCTGGCTTTCGGCCAGGTGAATGACGCCGGAATCAACAAGCTTCGAATTGGCTGGACCGCGGGAAGTGGGTTTGGAATGGGCTTTTCAGCCCAATTGGTCCGCCAAGATCGAATATCTCTGCACGGATCTCTACAAAAATCTCAAAAATGA